One region of Gopherus evgoodei ecotype Sinaloan lineage chromosome 16, rGopEvg1_v1.p, whole genome shotgun sequence genomic DNA includes:
- the DOLPP1 gene encoding dolichyldiphosphatase 1 isoform X2: MSSILQISFLGGLAFNEGVNWLIKNIIREPRPCEEAHSTVTTKYGMPSSHSQFMWFFSVYSFLFLYLRMHQTNNARFLDLLWRHVLSICLVTVAFLVSYSRVYLLYHTWSQVLYGGVAGSIMAIAWFVFTQEILTPLFPRIAAWPASEFFLIRDTSLIPNILWFEYTVTRAEARNRQRKLGTKLQ; the protein is encoded by the exons ATATCTTTCTTAGGGGGGCTGGCATTCAACGAAGGAGTGAACTGGCTAATAAAGAATATTATCCGTGAGCCACGGCCCTGTGAAG AAGCCCATTCAACGGTGACTACAAAATATGGGATGCCATCCAGTCACTCTCAGTTCATGTGGTTTTTCTCTGTTTACTCGTTCCTGTTCCTTTATTTAAG AATGCACCAAACAAACAATGCCAGGTTTCTGGATTTACTGTGGCGACACGTCCTATCCATCTGCCTTGTCACAGTGGCCTTTCTAGTCTCATATAGTAG GGTCTATCTGCTCTACCACACCTGGAGCCAGGTCTTATACGGAGGTGTTGCAGGAAGCATCATGGCCATAGCCTGGTTCGTGTTCACGCAGGAGATCCTAACTCCTTTGTTCCCAAGGATAGCTGCATG GCCAGCTTCAGAGTTCTTTTTAATCAGGGATACCAGCCTCATTCCCAACATCCTGTGGTTTGAATACACAGTCACCAGAGCAGAGGCAAG AAACAGACAGCGCAAGCTAGGTACGAAGCTCCAGTGA